Proteins from a genomic interval of Pseudomonas anuradhapurensis:
- a CDS encoding MerR family transcriptional regulator, whose product MLEPSHNDELPPIPGKRYFTIGEVSELCAVKPHVLRYWEQEFDQLNPVKRRGNRRYYQRQDVLMIRQIRALLYDQGFTIGGARLRLSSEEAKDESSQYKQLIRQMIVELEDVLVVLKK is encoded by the coding sequence ATGCTGGAACCAAGCCATAACGACGAACTGCCCCCTATACCGGGCAAAAGGTACTTCACCATCGGTGAGGTGAGTGAGCTTTGTGCGGTAAAACCGCACGTGCTGCGGTATTGGGAGCAGGAGTTCGACCAGCTCAATCCCGTGAAGCGGCGGGGGAACCGGCGGTATTATCAGCGCCAGGACGTGCTGATGATTCGCCAGATTCGTGCGCTGCTTTATGACCAGGGCTTTACCATTGGTGGGGCGCGGTTGAGGCTCTCCAGTGAGGAGGCCAAGGATGAGTCGAGCCAGTACAAGCAGCTGATTCGGCAGATGATTGTCGAGTTGGAGGATGTGCTGGTGGTGTTGAAGAAGTGA
- the ihfA gene encoding integration host factor subunit alpha, with protein sequence MGALTKAEMAERLYEELGLNKREAKELVELFFEEIRHALEENEQVKLSGFGNFDLRDKRQRPGRNPKTGEEIPITARRVVTFRPGQKLKARVEAYAGTKP encoded by the coding sequence ATGGGTGCTCTGACGAAAGCTGAGATGGCCGAAAGGCTGTACGAGGAGCTAGGGCTTAACAAGCGTGAGGCCAAGGAGCTGGTCGAGCTGTTTTTCGAAGAAATTCGGCACGCACTTGAAGAGAACGAGCAGGTCAAGCTGTCCGGTTTCGGCAACTTCGACCTTCGCGACAAACGCCAGCGGCCGGGCCGCAACCCCAAGACTGGGGAAGAAATCCCGATCACCGCACGGCGCGTCGTCACCTTTCGTCCAGGGCAGAAGTTGAAGGCCCGGGTTGAGGCCTATGCTGGAACCAAGCCATAA
- the glsB gene encoding glutaminase B, whose translation MQTLLNEILEEVRPLIGKGKVADYIPALADVPANQLGIAVYGNDGSYHCAGDALVPFSVQSISKVFSLVQAIGHSGEAIWERLGHEPSGQPFNSLVQLEFERGRPRNPFINAGALVICDINQSRFAAPTLSMRDFVRRLSGNPHITIDARVADSEYQFRARNAAMAYLMQSFGNFHNEVETVLRSYFSYCALQMNCLDLARAFCFLANDGFCKHSGSQILTPRQTQQVNSIMATSGLYDEAGNFAYRVGLPGKSGVGGGIVAIVPGQFTVCVWSPELNAAGNSLAGMAALELLSSRIGWSVF comes from the coding sequence ATGCAAACGCTGTTGAACGAGATTCTCGAAGAAGTACGTCCCTTGATCGGCAAGGGCAAAGTGGCTGACTACATCCCTGCGCTGGCCGACGTGCCGGCGAACCAGTTGGGCATCGCCGTCTACGGCAACGATGGCAGTTATCACTGCGCAGGCGACGCCCTGGTGCCGTTTTCGGTGCAGAGTATTTCCAAGGTGTTCAGCCTGGTCCAGGCCATTGGCCACTCGGGCGAGGCCATCTGGGAGCGGCTTGGCCATGAGCCCTCGGGCCAGCCGTTCAACTCGCTGGTACAGCTGGAGTTCGAACGCGGGCGCCCGCGCAATCCGTTCATCAATGCGGGTGCGTTGGTGATCTGCGATATCAACCAGTCGCGTTTTGCAGCACCTACCTTGTCGATGCGCGATTTCGTGCGGCGGCTGTCGGGCAACCCGCATATCACGATCGATGCGCGTGTTGCTGATTCGGAGTACCAGTTCCGCGCGCGTAACGCGGCCATGGCGTACCTGATGCAGTCGTTCGGCAACTTCCATAACGAAGTCGAAACGGTACTGCGTAGCTATTTCAGCTACTGTGCGCTGCAAATGAACTGCCTGGACCTGGCCCGGGCGTTCTGCTTCCTGGCTAACGATGGTTTCTGCAAGCACAGCGGCTCGCAGATTCTCACACCGCGCCAGACCCAGCAGGTGAACTCGATCATGGCCACCAGCGGGCTGTATGACGAGGCGGGCAATTTCGCCTACCGTGTGGGGCTGCCGGGCAAGAGTGGTGTAGGCGGTGGCATCGTGGCGATCGTGCCAGGTCAATTCACTGTGTGCGTGTGGTCACCTGAACTGAACGCTGCGGGCAACTCTCTGGCCGGGATGGCGGCGCTTGAGCTGTTGAGTTCGCGGATCGGATGGTCGGTGTTCTGA
- a CDS encoding FadR/GntR family transcriptional regulator, protein MNYRQPTTRKSMHATLVQDLGVQIVSGQLAPGQKLPSEASLCETYAISRPVFREAMRALTAKGLIEARPRTGTLVRPRHDWHMLDPDVLHWLMQATPQQEFFNMLSSVRWVIEPAAAALAATNASAEDVASIAEAYQRMEAARNHEERLQPDLDFHARIADATHNDLLAYLCNMLSMALRESVRYSNQRANFDELALPRHKAILTAIQNGDALGARHASLVQLEDARVALAKVLGQDPAS, encoded by the coding sequence ATGAACTACCGCCAGCCCACCACGCGCAAGAGCATGCACGCCACCCTGGTCCAGGACCTTGGCGTACAGATCGTATCCGGCCAACTCGCACCCGGGCAGAAGCTGCCCTCCGAGGCCAGCCTGTGCGAAACCTACGCGATCAGCCGGCCGGTATTCCGCGAGGCCATGCGCGCCCTCACCGCCAAGGGCCTGATCGAAGCCCGCCCGCGTACAGGCACACTGGTCCGGCCCCGGCACGACTGGCACATGCTCGACCCGGATGTGCTGCACTGGCTGATGCAGGCCACGCCGCAGCAGGAATTCTTCAACATGCTGTCCAGCGTGCGCTGGGTCATCGAGCCCGCCGCCGCCGCACTGGCCGCCACCAACGCCAGCGCCGAGGACGTCGCTTCGATCGCCGAGGCCTACCAGCGCATGGAAGCCGCACGCAACCATGAAGAGCGCCTGCAACCCGACCTGGACTTCCACGCCCGCATCGCCGATGCCACCCACAACGACCTGCTGGCCTACCTGTGCAACATGCTGTCGATGGCGCTGCGCGAGTCGGTGCGCTATTCCAACCAGCGGGCGAATTTCGACGAACTCGCCCTGCCCCGGCACAAGGCAATCCTCACCGCCATCCAGAACGGCGACGCACTGGGCGCGCGGCATGCTTCACTGGTGCAATTGGAGGATGCCCGCGTGGCCCTGGCCAAGGTGCTGGGCCAGGACCCGGCTAGCTGA
- a CDS encoding DNA cytosine methyltransferase, which translates to MLGIDLFCGAGGMSVGAEMSGVQVQYAVEVDPYAALTFRSNHPGVILLEENVKNIRASDHMPLLQGREDTILFGGPPCQGFSTSNQKNRNSTNPNNWLFEEYIRLVEEISPRWIVFENVKGLIETENGYFLEQVLEGFELRGYTTSHFILNSADFGVPQRRNRLFIVGSLQGKRIASPRPTVKKHVTVKEAIHDLPELDNGDMRDLSSYKAGACSPYAKRIRGRKKRCWNNLVTKNADHILRRYSHIPQGGNWANIPHELMGNYSDVSRCHTGIYRRLKEDEPSVVIGNFRKNMLIHPWADRGLSVREAARLQSFPDSFRFYGSIGFQQQQVGNAVPPLLAKALFDEIMDA; encoded by the coding sequence GTGCTAGGAATTGATCTTTTTTGTGGTGCGGGCGGGATGTCCGTTGGGGCTGAAATGAGCGGCGTGCAAGTGCAGTACGCAGTAGAGGTCGACCCCTATGCGGCATTAACTTTCCGAAGCAATCATCCCGGTGTGATACTGCTTGAGGAAAACGTAAAAAATATACGTGCCTCTGACCACATGCCGTTGCTGCAAGGAAGAGAAGACACAATATTATTTGGTGGTCCTCCGTGCCAAGGCTTCTCAACTTCGAATCAAAAAAATAGAAATTCGACTAATCCTAATAACTGGCTTTTCGAAGAGTACATCCGTTTGGTAGAAGAGATTTCTCCAAGGTGGATTGTTTTCGAAAACGTCAAAGGCTTGATTGAGACAGAAAACGGCTATTTTCTAGAGCAGGTATTAGAAGGCTTCGAATTAAGGGGGTACACAACGAGCCATTTCATATTGAATTCGGCTGACTTCGGGGTGCCTCAACGTCGTAATCGATTGTTCATCGTTGGATCATTACAAGGGAAACGGATAGCATCGCCGCGACCAACTGTTAAAAAACACGTAACAGTTAAAGAAGCGATTCACGACTTGCCCGAGCTTGATAATGGAGATATGCGGGATCTTAGCTCCTACAAAGCCGGAGCCTGTTCGCCATACGCCAAAAGAATAAGGGGCAGAAAAAAGCGTTGCTGGAACAACTTGGTTACTAAAAACGCTGATCATATTCTCCGTCGCTACTCACACATTCCTCAAGGTGGAAATTGGGCTAATATTCCGCATGAGCTGATGGGGAATTATTCCGACGTTTCCAGGTGTCATACTGGTATATATCGCAGACTCAAAGAGGATGAGCCCTCCGTAGTAATCGGTAACTTCAGGAAAAATATGTTAATTCATCCTTGGGCAGATCGAGGACTGTCGGTACGAGAGGCCGCTCGTCTGCAGTCTTTTCCCGACTCCTTTCGATTCTATGGATCAATTGGCTTCCAGCAGCAGCAGGTAGGGAATGCCGTTCCACCGCTACTGGCGAAAGCCTTGTTTGATGAAATAATGGACGCTTGA
- a CDS encoding IlvD/Edd family dehydratase has product MSDHKRPLRSAQWFGTADKNGFMYRSWMKNQGIPDHEFQGKPIIGICNTWSELTPCNAHFRKIAEHVKKGVLEAGGFPVEFPVFSSGESNLRPTAMLTRNLASMDVEEAIRGNPVDAVVLLTGCDKTTPALLMGAASCDVPAIVVTGGPMLNGKHKGKDIGAGTIVWQMHEAYKAGQIDLNEFLSAEAGMSRSAGTCNTMGTASTMACMAEALGTSLPHNAAIPAVDARRYVLAHLSGMRIVDMVREDLRLSKLLTREAFENAIRVNAAIGGSTNAVIHLKAIAGRIGVDLQLEDWTRIGRGTPTLVDLQPSGRFLMEEFYYAGGLPAVIRRLGEHGLLPNPGALTANGKSLWDNCQAAPLYDEEVIRPIDRPLVADGGICILRGNLAPKGAVLKPSAATPALMQHRGQAVVFENFEDYKARINDPELEVDANSVLVMKHCGPKGYPGMAEVGNMGLPAKLLAQGVTDMVRISDARMSGTAYGTVVLHVAPEAAAGGPLAAVREGDWIELDCKEGRLHLDISDQELAGRLADLQAPPQLISGGYARLYLDHVMQADEGCDFDFLVGCRGAAVPKHSH; this is encoded by the coding sequence ATGTCTGATCACAAACGCCCGCTGCGCTCCGCCCAATGGTTCGGTACCGCTGACAAGAACGGTTTCATGTACCGCAGCTGGATGAAGAACCAGGGCATCCCGGACCACGAGTTCCAGGGCAAGCCGATCATCGGCATCTGCAACACCTGGTCGGAGCTGACCCCGTGCAACGCGCACTTCCGCAAGATTGCCGAGCACGTCAAGAAAGGCGTGCTGGAAGCGGGCGGCTTCCCGGTGGAGTTCCCGGTGTTTTCCAGCGGCGAATCCAACCTGCGCCCCACCGCCATGCTCACCCGCAACCTGGCCAGCATGGATGTGGAAGAAGCGATCCGCGGCAACCCGGTGGATGCCGTGGTGCTGCTGACCGGCTGTGACAAGACCACCCCGGCGCTGCTGATGGGGGCGGCGAGCTGCGACGTGCCGGCGATCGTGGTTACCGGCGGGCCGATGCTCAACGGCAAGCACAAAGGCAAGGACATTGGCGCCGGCACCATCGTCTGGCAGATGCACGAGGCCTACAAAGCCGGGCAGATCGACCTCAACGAGTTCCTCTCGGCCGAGGCCGGCATGTCGCGCTCGGCGGGTACCTGCAACACCATGGGCACCGCTTCGACCATGGCCTGCATGGCCGAGGCGCTGGGCACCTCGCTGCCGCACAACGCCGCCATTCCGGCGGTGGATGCACGCCGCTACGTGCTCGCCCACCTGTCGGGCATGCGCATTGTCGACATGGTGCGCGAAGACCTGCGCCTGTCGAAGCTGCTCACCCGCGAAGCGTTCGAAAACGCCATCCGCGTGAACGCCGCCATCGGTGGCTCGACCAACGCGGTGATCCACCTCAAGGCCATCGCCGGGCGCATCGGCGTGGACCTGCAACTGGAAGACTGGACCCGCATCGGCCGCGGCACGCCGACCCTGGTCGACCTGCAGCCTTCGGGGCGCTTCCTGATGGAAGAGTTCTACTACGCCGGCGGCCTGCCTGCGGTCATCCGCCGCCTGGGCGAACATGGCCTGCTGCCCAACCCGGGCGCGCTAACCGCCAACGGCAAGAGCCTGTGGGACAACTGCCAGGCTGCGCCGCTGTATGACGAGGAAGTCATCCGCCCGATCGACAGGCCGCTGGTTGCCGACGGCGGCATCTGCATCCTGCGCGGCAACCTGGCGCCCAAGGGTGCCGTGCTCAAACCGTCGGCGGCCACCCCGGCGCTGATGCAGCACCGCGGCCAGGCGGTGGTGTTCGAGAACTTCGAGGACTACAAGGCCCGCATCAACGACCCCGAGCTGGAGGTGGACGCCAATTCGGTGCTGGTGATGAAGCACTGCGGGCCGAAGGGCTACCCGGGCATGGCCGAGGTCGGCAACATGGGCCTGCCGGCCAAGTTGCTGGCCCAGGGCGTGACCGACATGGTGCGCATTTCCGATGCGCGCATGAGCGGCACGGCGTACGGCACCGTGGTGCTGCACGTGGCGCCGGAGGCTGCGGCGGGTGGGCCACTGGCGGCCGTGCGTGAAGGTGACTGGATCGAACTGGATTGCAAGGAGGGCCGCCTGCACCTGGATATTTCCGACCAGGAACTGGCCGGCCGCCTGGCCGACCTGCAAGCCCCGCCGCAGCTGATCAGCGGTGGCTACGCCAGGCTGTACCTGGACCACGTGATGCAGGCCGACGAAGGTTGCGACTTCGACTTCCTGGTCGGTTGCCGAGGCGCGGCGGTGCCCAAGCACTCGCACTGA
- a CDS encoding HD domain-containing protein, with the protein MTSEAFAPFQHLAAQLLKHLPPDHHDGSHDLAHIHRVWVNAQRIQRAEGGDLEVLLAATVLHDCVPVEKNSPLRKQASSLSAEKATAILTALGWPLPRVEQVAHAIKTHSYSAGFEPASLEARILQDSDRLDAIGAVGIARCFYVSGRMGSALYDFENPAAQGRGYQDTAYAIEHFHTKLLKLASGFKTAEGARLAAERHARLEAYLADFMEEVGANGVG; encoded by the coding sequence ATGACCAGCGAAGCTTTCGCCCCTTTCCAACACCTCGCCGCTCAACTGCTGAAACATCTCCCACCAGACCACCACGATGGCTCCCACGACCTAGCCCACATCCACCGCGTATGGGTAAACGCGCAGCGAATCCAGCGGGCAGAGGGCGGCGACCTGGAAGTACTGCTGGCCGCGACGGTATTGCATGACTGTGTGCCGGTCGAAAAGAACTCACCTTTGCGTAAGCAGGCGTCGAGCTTGTCGGCCGAAAAGGCCACCGCCATCCTCACCGCGCTTGGCTGGCCGTTGCCGCGCGTCGAGCAGGTGGCTCATGCAATCAAAACGCACAGCTATTCCGCAGGTTTCGAGCCAGCGAGCCTCGAAGCCCGAATTCTGCAGGACAGTGATCGCCTGGACGCCATCGGTGCGGTGGGTATTGCTCGCTGTTTCTACGTTTCCGGGCGGATGGGCTCGGCGCTGTACGATTTCGAGAACCCCGCTGCGCAGGGGCGGGGGTATCAGGATACGGCCTACGCCATCGAGCACTTTCATACCAAGCTGCTCAAGCTGGCGTCGGGCTTCAAGACGGCCGAAGGGGCGCGCCTGGCTGCCGAACGCCATGCGCGGCTGGAGGCCTATCTTGCGGATTTCATGGAGGAGGTCGGGGCTAACGGCGTTGGCTGA
- a CDS encoding DUF3077 domain-containing protein — protein MPTEETKCTVGRTTFYQGENQTHPLFRIEAGIPCQSAREQASELMGYARDLTLDGLMEDKPQLIWASHYLSALAKALMDDAELGMMR, from the coding sequence ATGCCTACTGAAGAAACCAAATGCACCGTTGGCAGGACCACCTTCTACCAAGGTGAAAACCAGACCCACCCCCTCTTCCGCATCGAAGCCGGCATCCCCTGCCAGAGCGCCCGCGAACAGGCCTCGGAATTGATGGGCTACGCTCGGGACCTGACCCTGGACGGCTTGATGGAAGACAAGCCTCAGCTGATATGGGCCTCGCACTACCTGAGCGCGTTAGCCAAAGCGCTGATGGATGATGCCGAGCTGGGCATGATGCGCTGA